A single window of Nicotiana tomentosiformis chromosome 1, ASM39032v3, whole genome shotgun sequence DNA harbors:
- the LOC104093165 gene encoding uncharacterized protein, translated as MQEGPCLIVASIENLELEKGWSYVGCKKCQKKVDKVENIYLCPNQKCKNEDYSAVNRFRLQVRVLDTTGSVSLLLWDREAMFLIGRSANELKEGLLEVYQLIIFIFVIWNIQTRNFILEYWRCCKCSYPVDLNNILERKFMFKVIIKRSNIQLRGEVYSVVKLTDDEQLINKYSPAPHSDAFNDPDFNTNQSLDGEKECEDSTEDNDLIDIANTPAKISVTNAATMVEEDPNAQLSGNKIKRVFKKKKTA; from the exons ATGCAA GAAGGTCCCTGTTTGATTGTTGCAAGTATTGAAAATTTAGAACTTGAAAAAGGGTGGTCGTATGTCGGCTGTAAGAAGTGTCAAAAGAAGGTGGATAAAGTGGAAAACATTTATCTTTGCCCAAaccaaaaatgtaaaaatgaagaTTACTCAGCGGTGAATAG GTTCAGGCTTCAGGTTAGAGTATTGGATACAACTGGATCTGTTTCGCTGTTGCTCTGGGACCGCGAAGCCATGTTTCTCATAGGCAGGTCCGCAAATGAATTGAAGGAAGGATTACTTGAGGTATATCAACtaattatattcatatttgttattTGGAACATTCAAACGCGAAATTTCATTCTAGAATACTGGCGTTGTTGTAAGTGTTCTTATCCAGTGGACTTGAACAATATTCTTGAGAGGAAATTCATGTTTAAGGTTATTATCAAGAGGTCGAACATTCAATTGCGAGGTGAAGTTTACAGTGTTGTTAAGCTTACAGATGATGAGCAACTGATAAACAAATATAGCCCTGCTCCACATTCAGATGCCTTCAAT GACCCTGACTTCAATACTAATCAAAGCTTAGATGGAGAGAAGGAATGCGAG GATTCCACTGAAGATAACGACTTAATCGATATTGCAAATACACCTGCCAAGATAAGTGTAACTAATGCCGCAACAATGGTTGAAGAAGATCCGAATGCACAGTTGTCGGGAAATAAAATCAAGAGagtatttaaaaagaaaaaaacagcATAA